TAAGCTAAAATGCCATTGATGTCTTTTATTCTGGGACTGTTGAATGTTTCTAATATTATCTTGCAATAGTACAGGCCTCATCCTCTGAGGAAGGTACTACCATATATTAAATGACTACTGTGCGCCaaacactttacatatattaccttatttaattctcaaacaTCCCTGAGAGTTACATATCAAtcttctcattttgcagatgaagaaatcgGGGCTTAGGGAGGTTAGGCATAAAAGCAAAATTCCATAGCTACTAAGTGATCAAAGagatatttatatcattttatctGACTGAATCTTCCATACATTCTGATACACCAGAATTCTTGTGTCCCTTCCATTTCTGCCAATCTTCCAGTTTCCTTCTGGGCCATATGAGTCTCCTTCTGCAGATTTGGAACAAATATCAATGCCCTACCTGATGCAGAAATACCAATGTCAGGGACACCGAAGCAGTACTATTTCTGCTTAAGAGTTTAGAATGGGGTAAGAGGGAAGGAATGCGAGGGACAGAAGATGTTTCTTTTACCTGTAACTGTCATGAGTTCTCCAATACCAAACCTgggagctggagaagagaaaatatctgGTATCTGTAATTGTAGTGAATTTATATTGAGACCTTTATCTTCCTTGTGGGTCAAGGCAAATGCTATCCATGGAGATGGGACAGGTGTGGCAGAAATAGGGAATATGTTTctgtgcccccaccctgcctgccttttAAGTCTTCAAAGCCAATGTCGAGCCCGGAGCCTAATCTAGGACTCTGAGGGTTACAGGACGGGAGCCTTCTTCCGGGAGGGCTTTGAATGCAATAGGATCTGCTACGCCTCTGAGCGGTAAATTCGCGTCAGCACCGCGAACAGCTCCTGCCCCTGCTTTGGCCTTGGGATCGAACCCGCAGGGTCCCCCGGCCGCAGCTCGGAAACAGACTGCGTCCAAAGTGGAGGACTCCCCGGTCAGGTTTGGGTTCGCTTCAACCAATTGTTAAAAGCTGCAGCTGGAAACCACCTTCCAGGCTGCCGCGCCGGCCCCGTGAGCCTGCATCCAGGCGTCGCCTCTCCAGTTCCGAGAGGACCAGCTCGGTTTGCGGTTTTCCTTTGGGTCCGGTGTCTGGGCTCCTTTACCTGTCCCTGGCCTGGGTGAACCGCAGCCGCCCGGAACGGAGATGAGAGTGGAAATGCTCTTCTCTGTGTGGTGATACATCATGCAAACGGGTGACACCAGTTTAACCAATAAAACAATTTGAATCAATTAGCCGGCTGAGGAGAGTCCCGACGTGTAAAATGCATGTCAGCTCGAATAGGAAAGCATTGATTAACTCAGCCAGACCTGCCGCCTCCCACCACCGCCGGCTCCTCCCTGAGCCTGCCACGGTCCCAGGGGCGAGGACAGGGACTGACAAGAATCAGGCACCCCTGGCCCAAGAGAGGAACATGGAAGGGCCGTGGAAGACCACTAGGAGACTTGTTCAAACtgaggagaaagcaaaaaagtCAGAGGCACTGTGGGTGTCAAAAAGTTGCTCACAGACTCAAAACATGTAAACAAAATGGAATTTCGCAGTCCAGCTGCGGATTCCCTGAAATATGGAGTCTGGCTTTGAACAACTGCTCTCCACCTTCACCTTCCAAAAATATAATTGGTCTGACAGCCCAAACAGGAACCCAGACTCACTGCGGGAATAAAATTTTGCACTGTCTTAGAATTATTTGTAAATGTACTTAACCTAACATCACACATTTCCCTTTTCAGTGAAATGTTACTGCATTAAAAGAAAAGACTTGCATGGCAGTAAGCCCCTAAAATAATGTACAAATTAAGGGAAGGAGGTGGCTAGAGGTACCATGGAGTGTGGATTCACTCCTCAGGGTAatttggggtgggagggaacaCAAAGAtttatcctgtttttcttttcgAGGAAAGGTGTTTTTGAAGACATGTTTCAAAATAGGGATCTGTAAGAGGAAAAGGAGTTTGGGGGGTTGGGACAAAGATGAGAAGAGTTCCACAAGAAAGGAAAGATCCCATGGTGCCTTGCAGTACATTAATGAGTTGATATGActtttcacccccccccccccattttcaaGTCTTAAAATCCACTCCATTGTCAGGCGTCCTTTCCAAGCAGCACACACTTTCTTTCTAGCAGTCTGGGCTCTAGGAATAGTAAGCAAGCCAGACCTTGCTTTGTGGGAGACCCTGAccccagggaggggacagggaatgTAGGAAAAAAGAGGCCTGGCTCGGGAACCTTCAGAAGAGCACAAGGCCTTCAGCCTTAGGAGGGAAAAGATTTGTGAATGACCATGACACTCTTTTGGCTAAGGGGCTGGGGAGGcacaaaatgtgttttcttttctttctttctttaagaatgGGAGGcttgacattggggagggtatgtgctatggtgagtgctgtgaagtgtgtaaacctggcgattcacagaccagtacccctggggataaaaatacattatatatttattaaaaaaaaaaagaagaagaagaagaatgggaggctgtgggggggggggggcacctgggtggctcaggttaaagcctgtgccttcagctcccgtcatggtctcagggtcctgggatcgcccgctttggactttctgctcagtggggagcccacttcctcctctcttcctgcttgcgtctttgcctacttgtgatctctgtcaaataaattaaaaaaaaaaaaaaaaaaaagaatgagaggctTGGGAGGCAATTGGGAGGGAGCGCTTCAGTGACTTCAGCTCCTTTGGACAGAGCCTAACTGGTGCAGCTAATGCCTTTAGAAACCAGGAAATGGGCAAAAGTTATTTCACTGCCATTTAAAACTTATGTCCCCCAAAAGTCAAAATTTTCATAACTCTGAAACTGTTTTTTGGCATTTTGATTTAAGACAGCCACAAATCCTACTTCTCTCACTTTTCTGTTTGATCTATTCTGTTTGGTTTCTTGGACTTTTGGTAAAGTGTTAAAATTGCTCATTTTCCCTTCTGTACTTAGGGTGGTTCATTGTTAATGCTCTAGGATGGAATCTGCTTGGACTTCCAATTCCTGGCTAATAAAGTTTGGTTTGATCACTTCTGCAATGAGACGGCCCAATTCTAAGCCTGTGTGTTTACCAGGCAGCAGTTGAATTCAGTTATGAAACTAAAGGAAAAACTTTAACGATTCCAACCCCAACCCCTGCTGGTATCCTGCAAGTAGATagctttttccctttttgataAACTAGGGATAGTCATTTTGACTCCTGACACCCTGATCAGTTAAGAGACAATATACTGACACTTCACTATATTTTAGGGTATGTCTCAGCTTGGGAAGCCATGGCAAAGGGTTATTTCTCATCCtgacagcttttattttatattattttattttattttatttactttctgtaTGGTCCTACATACTTTACATATGATCCTACTTTCCTGGAGGAATCTACTTTTCTGGGAGAATTGGTAACTTGCTCAATGTGGGTCAGGTTTGGGGGCCTCCTTGCTTTCCGAACTCGCCTTTTCCTTACGCTGAGGTGGCCTGCATGGGTCTTAAAAAATGGATTAGAGAACTATCCTGAATGAGTTGATAgatgagtacacacacacactcactgggGTCCTTACTTAACTGTAcgatttctaaaatagaaaatgttgcAATGACCTTCTGTATCTTGTCCTAAAAAGCAAACGTATATTCAAAAGCAAGGACACTCTTCATGCTTCCTTCCAAGTTTCTAGACTGGGAACCCCCACGCAGAACTTCTCCCCTTTTTCTCATTTCGCAGTGTTTCAAAAGAGGCGATGAAGTTAATCTATTCTCCAGCTGACTGTGGTTTCTCTGTCTTCGGAGGTACAGTGAGGCTACTGCTTTGCACCGTGTACCAGAGGAATCATTCACGAAGGAGGGGGGCTCAGAGAAATAAGGGGAGGGGACAGCAACGGGCAGGGATACAGTCAATTTAGAGACGTCCTTCTACAATCCGGGGCCTCCAGGATCCAGGTCCCCAGGATGCACGCATACTGTTCGACTCTCCACTCCTAAATCAGATCTGCTGCTACAAGCACTATTGGCTGCGTTTTTTGCTCGGGGGTTGGAGAGGTTGTTGTCAATTGAGGGTTGGTTAGGTGTTAGCTTTCTTGCCTGCTGAGAAAGGATCTCGATGTGGCTCGATCTCGcttttcctcccccctcccaccctgtaACATGCCAGCCCTTTAATGTGGAGTGTCAGGGAGACGGTGACGTCACCTTGCCCGCTGGGTGGCGTCCCCTCGGTCCGACAGGagttcagagacagagaaaggcgCTGTCAGACTGCGCTCCACCTGGGGCTCGCCTGCCGCGGGTTTCCGCGCGCCCACACTTTCTGCGGTCGAGGGGACGCCCCGCCACAATTCAGGCTGTCGTTCTCCCCGGGCCCGGGTTCGAGCGCCATTAGCGCCGACGAGCGCCAGGATCTTCACACGGAGCCCTCTGGAGTCCCGCCCGCTGGATTCGAGGACCCGCTTGGATGCTTCGCCTCCGAGCGCCCTCGGAAGATGGGCCGGCAGCCACGCGCGTAAAGACACCTAAGGGTTACCAGGTACTGCTGAACCCGCCGGCCCTGCCTCTGCACACAGTTGAGCGTCCCCCCGGCGGGGTGTTCCGGGTTACGCTGAGGGGCAGCGGCGGGCTGCGGTGGCGGCTGGTCTGGGATCCAGGGGAGTTAAGTTGGGGGTCGCTGGCTCCTGAGTCGGACAGGCAAGTTCGCCAGCTTCCCTTCTCAGGTCAACTAACTTTCGTCCCCTCTCCCCCGACCCGCTTTAACCACCCGCCCCCCAACCTCAACCCTCTTATTTCTGTCTCTGCTCTTACAGGAGTTTCTGGGAGGGTTTGGGGTGACAGTGGAGGACACCCAGGTGGAGGCACCCTGCCCAGTCTACAGCTGCTAAGATTGCGGGTCTCGAACGTAAAGTCAGATCTCCGCCAGGGCCGGGCCCGCGGAGCGCCGTTGCTCCGCAACGAGAGTTCCCGTTATCCCAGGGTCTTATTAAGATCCCGAGAACCCTGTTTGGAAGGGAAATGAGCATTGAAGGACCATTTGGTGAAGCTAGGGCCGGTTATGTTAGGCCCAGGTATCACATTGCGCCTTGAACTGCCATTTAACGCCCTGTCCCCTGAAAAAATTGTCTCTGATCCATCCGAAGTGACAAGCCAGGCTCTCGACTGGTTTGATCGCGTCGAGGTTTGTTCAGCCTTCCTGGATGCCGCGGAAGGTAATGAGAGCTGAGGATCCAGGGGGCAGCAGGGCAAAGGCATCGGGGATAGATGTCGCAGGGGTCCAGAGAGGGCAAGGACATGGCAATTTGGGTGAAAGGGTAAGATAGTATCTAGGAAATCGCTGTACAGCAAACTCCAGTGTACTTGGCCAGGAGTGGCAATGCTTCCGGCCATCGGTGATTTATCAGGGCAAAAGGTAGTGGTCGCAGCGGCACCCCGCATGACATGTAGCTATGGAAAGGTCACTGTCTTGTCTTCCTAGGGAATGAACaactttgtttggttttgatttagCAGCATTTATCGCAAAGATTTCTTTCGcttgctttttgtgtgttttcaattTACTGGATATTTCCCCGTTTTATGGTATCCCAGTGACCAAAGAAGATAGAAATTTTACTGCAGGCCTAACCCCGGGCTTCAGCTTTCAACACTCCCACGGATTACCTGGTCCACGAATTATCTAAACCATGGGTCAGCTTTTCCCTCTTACAGATACAGAGATATCTACCTAGATCAGAAAAAGAAGTGTCACAGAAAGTTGTTCATCTCACGACGAAATTGGTCTTTTAAAGCCCACCAGTAATGATCGCCACAAATTGTTAGTTTCTTTACACAGTTTCTGGGCTTTCACAAAATCACCTGTGCTTATTTGTTCATTGTCatgaaatgacagaaaacagtTGTTCAGTGCCTACACATCTACAACTTCATCCTCTGAAACTGTATCTCTGGAACCAGAACCACTGAGTTCAGCAAGTGGCTTTTGAAAGATTGAAAGGAAGATGGCCTGTTTTGGGCAATCATGCATATGGCTTTGTACATTTTcctatctttcaaaaaaattctaattgCAGTATCAAAATATCTAATGGCAAAGATGGGGGAGGAAGGATTTCGTTTTGCTTTAATAAGTTGTGTCTCGAGCAGTAGTGcatttcccccccacccccacagaaaCCACGAGTACcacaaaaaaacacttttttaaagttttggatttattttttttaaccaaaatcaATCTATTTTTAAGCAAATGTAAATGGTCTTTTTAAATTGGGGTTTTGATGACCAACCCCcagttttctataattttagCAGGTATGCCATTTCATTCTAATAGCGTCTATAAATCGGGGATAAGTTTCTGAGTTTCTTAGGAAttgattgcatttttttaaacccacagtTAAGTTACTTTGGATGTTTAGAATAGAAGAAAAGTAATTCCCAACCCCTGCATTTCCAACAGACAACCTTGAAGACAACTAAGAGGGGTGACCTCTGTGTCTGAAACTTGGTCCCTTTGCCCAGCGCTAATCTTGTCTTAGCCAGAGCAAGGGAGTCATTATAATTGTTTAGTTAGCAAGTCAACCCATCCCATCTGTTTTAGACTGAAAAGGCTCCTAGACAACGctttctcctttccattccaGTCTCCAAGACAGACCCGGAGGGCTGGGCCCGGGCTTTCGCCGCGGAGGAAATGGCTTCCAGCCCGCTGCCGGGGCCCAACGACATCCTGCTGGCATCGCCGTCGAGCGCCTTCCAGCCCGACGCGCTCAGCCAGCCGCGGCCAGGCCACGCCAATCTCAAACCCAACCAGGTGGGCCAGGTGATCCTCTACGGCATTCCCATCGTGTCGTTGGTGATCGACGGGCAGGAGCGCCTGTGTCTGGCACAGATCTCCAACACTCTCCTCAAGAACTTCAGCTACAACGAGATCCACAACCGTCGTGTGGCGCTGGGCATCACGTGCGTGCAGTGTACTCCCGTGCAGCTGGAGATTCTGCGGCGCGCCGGAGCCATGCCTATCTCATCGCGCCGCTGCGGGATGATCACCAAGCGAGAAGCCGAGCGCTTGTGCAAGTCGTTCCTTGGCGAAAACAGGCCCCCCAAGCTGCCCGACAACTTCGCCTTCGACGTGTCTCACGAATGCGCCTGGGGCTGCCGCGGTAGCTTCATTCCCGCACGCTACAACAGCTCTCGCGCCAAGTGCATCAAATGCAGCTACTGCAACATGTACTTCTCACCCAACAAGTTCATCTTCCACTCGCACCGTACGCCCGACGCCAAGTACACGCAGCCGGACGCAGCCAACTTCAACTCGTGGCGCCGTCATCTCAAGCTCACTGACAAGAGTCCCCAGGACGAGCTAGTCTTCGCCTGGGAGGATGTCAAGGCCATGTTCAACGGCGGCAGCCGAAAGCGCGCGCTGCCCCAGCCGGGCGCACACCCCGCCTGCCACCCGCTCAGCTCCGTCAAGGCAGCCGCGGTGGCAGCGGCAGCTGCGGTGGCTGGAGGCGGGGGACTACTGGGTCCGCACCTGCTGggggcgcccccgcccccgccgccgcctccaCCCCTGGCAGAGCTAGCTGGCGCGCCCCACGCCCATCACAAGCGGCCACGCTTCGACGACGACGACGACTCGCTGCAGGAGGCGGCCGTCGTGGCTGCAGCCAGCCTctcggccgccgccgccagcCTCTCGGTAGCCGCGGCCTCTGGCGGCgccggggcgggagggggcggcgCCGGGGGCGGCTGCGTGACCAGCGTTGGCGCCGGCGCGGGCGCAGGCGCGGCGGCTGGCGCCAAAGGCCCGCGAAGCTACCCGGTCATTCCGGTGCCCAGCAAGGGCTCTTTCGGGGGAGTGCTGCAGAAGTTCCCGGGCTGCGGGGGGCTCTTCCCGCATCCCTACACCTTCCCGGCCGCAGCCGCCGCCTTCGGCTTGTGCCACAAGAAGGAGGACGCGGGCGCCGCGGCCGAGGCCCTGGGGGGCGCGGGCGGTGCGGGCGCAGCGCCGAAGGCCGGTCTGTCTGGCCTCTTCTGGCCCGCGGGCCGCAAGGACGCTTTCTACCCGCCCTTCTGCATGTTCTGGCCTCCGCGGACCCCAGGCGGGCTTCCAGTGCCCACCTACCTACAGCCCCCGCCCCAGCCGCCCTCGGCGCTCGGCTGCGCGCTTGGAGAAAGCCCGGCCCTCCTGCGCCAGGCCTTCCTGGACCTGGCTGAGCCCGGCGGCGCGGGTGGGAGCGCAGACGCTGCGCCCCCGCCGGGTCAGCCCCCTCCGGTGGTAGCCAACGGCCCGGGCTCCGGCCCTCCGCCTCCTGCTGGGGGCACGGGCCCCCGCGACCCTCTCTTCGAGTCGCCCCCGGGCGGTAGCGGTGGGGACTGCAGCGCGGGCTCCACGCCGCCGGCCGACCCCGGCGCGGTGTCCGGTGCAGGCGCCGCGGCCACCGGAGCGGGCCCCGCGGGAGCCCGAGTGCCCGCACCCCACCATCCGCACCTCTTGGAGGGCCGCAAGGCAGGCGGAGGCAGTTACCACCATTCGAGCGCCTTCCGGCCGGTGGGCGGCAAGGACGACGCTGAGAGCCTGGCTAAGCTGCACGGGGCGTCAGCGGGAGCGCCACACTCGGCCCAAGcgcatcaccaccaccaccatcaccacccgcaccaccaccaccaccatcatccccCGCAGCCGCCGTCACCGTTGCTGCTACTGCCCCCGCAGCCCGACGAGCCGGGTTCTGAGCGCCACCacccggccccgccgccgcctccgcccccgccgcccccgctgGCCCTGCAGCCGCACCACCGAGGCCTTCTGTCCCCCGGGGGCACCAGCTGCAGCTACCCCAGCGAGGACAGCTCCGAGGACGAGGATGACgaggaagaagagcaggaggTGGACGTAGAGGGCCACAAACCCCCCGAGGgcgaagaagaggaggaggaaggtcgAGACCctgacgaggaggaggaggaagacgaggAGACGGGAGTCCTGCTAGCGGACCCCTTAGTCGGGGGCGGCCAACGGTACCTGCAGGGCCGAGGGCTGTCAGAGAAGGGGAGCAGCCGGGACCGCGCTCCGGCCGCGCCGGGCGCTTTCCCACTCGCCCTGAACTCCTCCAGGCTGCTTCAGGAGGACGGGAAACTGGGTGACCCCGGCGGCTCAGAcctacccccgcccccgcccccgcctctggCCTCCCAGAAAGCAAGCGGCGGCAGTAGCAGCAGCCCGGCAGCCCCCGTCCACCATCCATCACTGGAGGAGCAGCCCTCCTACAAAGATGTAAATAGCCCCTTTAGGCTCCTTCaagctaattattattatttaaatgcaCCTTTAGGCTGAATCAGTTACATATGCGCAGGAAAGATGAATCACCAGATTTCCCacagaaatgaaatattcagtGTGTTTGGAGGGCTTCTTTACAGCCAATGGTCCTCCATAAAAGTGTGGTTTCTGGTCTCTCTTTTACAAAGCCTTTCAAAGGCTTTGGGACCTTGATTCCCTCCTACATTTAAGTTGG
This DNA window, taken from Mustela erminea isolate mMusErm1 chromosome 13, mMusErm1.Pri, whole genome shotgun sequence, encodes the following:
- the SKOR2 gene encoding SKI family transcriptional corepressor 2, which codes for MASSPLPGPNDILLASPSSAFQPDALSQPRPGHANLKPNQVGQVILYGIPIVSLVIDGQERLCLAQISNTLLKNFSYNEIHNRRVALGITCVQCTPVQLEILRRAGAMPISSRRCGMITKREAERLCKSFLGENRPPKLPDNFAFDVSHECAWGCRGSFIPARYNSSRAKCIKCSYCNMYFSPNKFIFHSHRTPDAKYTQPDAANFNSWRRHLKLTDKSPQDELVFAWEDVKAMFNGGSRKRALPQPGAHPACHPLSSVKAAAVAAAAAVAGGGGLLGPHLLGAPPPPPPPPPLAELAGAPHAHHKRPRFDDDDDSLQEAAVVAAASLSAAAASLSVAAASGGAGAGGGGAGGGCVTSVGAGAGAGAAAGAKGPRSYPVIPVPSKGSFGGVLQKFPGCGGLFPHPYTFPAAAAAFGLCHKKEDAGAAAEALGGAGGAGAAPKAGLSGLFWPAGRKDAFYPPFCMFWPPRTPGGLPVPTYLQPPPQPPSALGCALGESPALLRQAFLDLAEPGGAGGSADAAPPPGQPPPVVANGPGSGPPPPAGGTGPRDPLFESPPGGSGGDCSAGSTPPADPGAVSGAGAAATGAGPAGARVPAPHHPHLLEGRKAGGGSYHHSSAFRPVGGKDDAESLAKLHGASAGAPHSAQAHHHHHHHHPHHHHHHHPPQPPSPLLLLPPQPDEPGSERHHPAPPPPPPPPPPLALQPHHRGLLSPGGTSCSYPSEDSSEDEDDEEEEQEVDVEGHKPPEGEEEEEEGRDPDEEEEEDEETGVLLADPLVGGGQRYLQGRGLSEKGSSRDRAPAAPGAFPLALNSSRLLQEDGKLGDPGGSDLPPPPPPPLASQKASGGSSSSPAAPVHHPSLEEQPSYKDNQKTKENNQVILPTKDDSNFSDKNKEHSFFITDSDASGGDFWRERTGEHTQETNSPHSLKKDVENMGKEELQKVLFEQIDLRRRLEQEFQVLKGNTSFPVFNNFQDQMKRELAYREEMVQQLQIIPYAASLIRKEKLGAHLSKS